The Deinococcus aestuarii genome includes a region encoding these proteins:
- a CDS encoding magnesium transporter CorA family protein, whose product MLTYYRSVGGKLQTIDGYIDGCWINATAPTAEELARVSRETGLPLDYLSYPLDPDERSRFEREDAQLLIIMQTSYRLGEDSDIPYDTVPLGILHTDHCLVTVCALENPVVKDVVGGLVRRVSTAKKNRLTLQLFLRNAQRFLIDVRQINKRVDTIEDRMETATRNKELMDLLKLEKSLVYFITGLKANEAMMERVKRDRIFEMYEEDSDLLDDVLIENLQAIEMASIASNILTSMAGAFASVISNNVNQVVKVLTVTTILVAIPTLVTSIFGMNIPLPFSESPEALWIVLGIASMLAATLAFLFYRWRVF is encoded by the coding sequence GTGCTGACCTACTACCGCAGCGTCGGCGGCAAGCTCCAGACCATCGACGGGTACATCGACGGCTGCTGGATCAACGCCACCGCCCCCACCGCCGAGGAACTCGCCCGCGTGAGCCGCGAGACGGGCCTGCCCCTCGACTACCTCAGCTATCCCCTCGACCCCGACGAGCGCAGCCGCTTCGAGCGCGAGGACGCTCAACTCCTGATCATCATGCAGACGAGCTACCGCCTCGGGGAAGACAGCGACATCCCCTACGACACCGTGCCGCTGGGCATCCTGCACACCGACCACTGCCTCGTGACCGTCTGCGCGCTGGAAAACCCGGTCGTCAAGGATGTGGTGGGCGGCCTGGTGCGCCGGGTGAGCACCGCCAAGAAAAACCGGCTGACCCTGCAACTCTTCTTGCGCAACGCCCAGCGCTTCCTGATCGACGTGCGGCAGATCAACAAGCGGGTGGACACCATCGAGGACCGGATGGAGACGGCCACCCGCAACAAGGAGCTGATGGACCTCCTGAAGCTCGAAAAGAGCCTGGTGTACTTCATCACCGGCCTCAAGGCCAACGAGGCGATGATGGAGCGGGTCAAGCGCGACCGCATCTTCGAGATGTACGAGGAGGATTCCGACCTCCTCGACGACGTGCTGATCGAGAACCTCCAGGCCATCGAGATGGCGTCCATTGCCAGCAACATCCTCACGAGCATGGCGGGTGCCTTCGCCTCCGTCATCAGCAACAACGTCAATCAGGTCGTGAAGGTGCTGACCGTGACGACGATCCTGGTGGCGATCCCCACGCTCGTCACCAGCATCTTCGGCATGAACATCCCGCTGCCCTTTTCTGAAAGCCCCGAGGCGCTGTGGATCGTGCTGGGCATCGCCTCGATGCTGGCGGCGACGCTGGCCTTCCTCTTCTACCGCTGGCGGGTGTTCTGA
- a CDS encoding ferredoxin: protein MPHVIVSSCIGVKDQACTEVCPVECIYDGGDQYLIHPDECIDCGACVPACPVSAIFPEEDVPAGETEFIVKNRAFFGL from the coding sequence ATGCCTCACGTGATTGTCAGCTCCTGCATCGGCGTCAAGGACCAGGCCTGCACCGAGGTGTGCCCGGTCGAATGCATCTACGACGGCGGCGACCAGTACCTCATCCACCCCGACGAGTGCATCGACTGCGGTGCGTGCGTCCCCGCCTGCCCCGTCAGCGCCATCTTCCCCGAGGAGGACGTGCCCGCGGGCGAGACCGAGTTCATCGTCAAGAACCGCGCCTTCTTCGGCCTGTAA
- a CDS encoding nucleotidyltransferase family protein: protein MSSRDAGSRLSSPATAPFPSSGPRWSAVVLGGGDPGDPFAAAHGVPVKALIPVGGEPMALHVLRALRGSGRVSRVAYVGPTTPDLDPWIEERVTDHGTLLSNLEAGVEALSDLGLTPGERVLVATADIPLLTPEQLSQVLAAAPEGAALVYPVVRREDCERAFPGVRRTYARLRDGTFTGGNVFLLDPRLIGQFLPRLREVLAARKAPLKLARLIGPGVLVRLLTGRLTVSELEARVSAILGVPARALITPHAAIGNDVDQEADLRLAEAHLRTVQDGPRPAAPPQS from the coding sequence ATGAGTTCCCGTGACGCCGGGTCGCGCCTCTCCTCCCCGGCCACCGCCCCCTTCCCCTCCTCCGGCCCGCGCTGGAGCGCCGTCGTTCTGGGCGGCGGCGATCCCGGCGACCCCTTCGCGGCGGCCCACGGGGTGCCCGTCAAGGCGCTCATCCCGGTGGGGGGCGAGCCGATGGCCCTCCACGTCCTGCGGGCCCTGAGGGGGAGCGGGCGGGTGTCGCGGGTCGCCTACGTGGGCCCGACCACCCCGGACCTCGACCCCTGGATCGAAGAGCGCGTCACCGACCACGGCACCCTGCTCAGCAACCTGGAGGCGGGGGTGGAGGCGCTCTCCGACCTGGGTCTGACCCCCGGCGAGCGCGTGCTCGTCGCCACCGCCGATATTCCCCTCCTTACCCCCGAGCAGCTCTCTCAAGTCCTCGCCGCCGCGCCCGAAGGCGCCGCCCTCGTCTACCCGGTCGTCCGGCGCGAGGACTGCGAGCGGGCCTTTCCGGGTGTGCGCCGCACCTATGCCCGCCTGCGCGACGGCACCTTCACGGGCGGCAACGTCTTCTTGCTCGACCCCCGGTTGATCGGGCAGTTCCTCCCCCGATTGCGCGAGGTCCTCGCCGCCCGCAAAGCGCCCCTCAAACTCGCCCGGCTGATCGGCCCCGGCGTGCTGGTGCGTCTCCTGACGGGTCGCCTCACCGTTTCGGAACTGGAGGCCCGCGTCAGCGCCATCCTCGGCGTGCCCGCCCGCGCCCTGATCACGCCCCACGCCGCCATCGGCAACGACGTGGATCAGGAGGCCGACCTGCGGCTGGCCGAGGCCCACCTGCGGACCGTGCAGGACGGGCCGCGCCCCGCCGCGCCGCCGCAATCCTGA
- the obgE gene encoding GTPase ObgE, whose translation MAFRDVLDIEVQAGKGGDGSMSFHRAKYMEKGGPDGGHGGRGGSVVLRAIEGVESLERLVGRRKFKAENGAYGEGRLRQGSDGGDVVIEVPVGTTAFDGDSGRVIADLVRVGQEKVIARGGFGGRGNSTFVSSTRQAPRFAELGTPGEKRRVRLELRLIADVGLVGYPNAGKSSLLAALSRANPAIADYPFTTLSPILGVVESQGGEERLTMADIPGIIEGASEGKGLGLEFLRHISRTRLLVYVLDVTRDPVGEMRQLQAELQAYDPTLLENVACVALNKRELVDADLAAFAEDELAGFGLPVFRVSAKEGLGLSELRDALFQLLPDRELWAQTHALEVGAEEVREEPLSITFREDAPEKPGEAPERVWEVHGGGFEERIVRFARHLEDAAEYLSGLFKRQGLYNALKRVGAREGDTVEIGTFRFEYFEDKDSR comes from the coding sequence ATGGCTTTTCGAGACGTGCTGGACATCGAGGTCCAGGCCGGGAAGGGCGGCGACGGGAGCATGAGCTTCCACCGCGCCAAGTACATGGAAAAGGGCGGCCCCGACGGCGGTCACGGCGGGCGCGGCGGCAGCGTGGTCCTGCGCGCCATCGAGGGCGTCGAGAGCCTGGAACGGCTCGTCGGGCGCCGCAAGTTCAAGGCCGAAAACGGGGCCTACGGCGAGGGAAGGTTGCGTCAGGGCTCCGACGGCGGGGACGTGGTGATCGAGGTGCCCGTGGGCACGACCGCCTTCGACGGCGACTCCGGGCGGGTCATCGCCGACCTCGTGCGGGTGGGACAGGAGAAGGTGATCGCGCGGGGGGGCTTCGGCGGGCGCGGCAACTCCACCTTCGTGTCGAGCACCCGGCAGGCGCCGCGCTTCGCCGAACTCGGCACCCCGGGCGAGAAGCGGCGGGTGCGGCTGGAGCTGCGCCTGATCGCGGACGTGGGGCTCGTCGGCTACCCCAACGCGGGCAAGAGCAGCCTGCTGGCGGCCCTCTCGCGGGCGAACCCGGCCATCGCCGACTACCCCTTCACCACCCTCTCCCCCATTCTCGGCGTCGTGGAGAGCCAGGGCGGGGAGGAGCGGCTGACGATGGCGGACATCCCCGGCATCATTGAGGGGGCCTCCGAGGGCAAGGGGCTGGGGCTGGAGTTCCTGCGGCACATCAGCCGCACCCGATTGCTGGTGTATGTGCTGGACGTGACCCGCGACCCGGTGGGCGAAATGCGCCAGCTTCAGGCCGAGCTCCAGGCGTACGACCCCACTTTGCTGGAGAACGTGGCGTGCGTGGCGCTGAACAAGAGAGAGCTGGTGGACGCCGACCTCGCCGCCTTCGCGGAGGACGAGCTGGCGGGCTTCGGCCTGCCCGTCTTCCGGGTGAGCGCGAAGGAGGGCCTGGGCCTATCCGAACTGCGGGACGCCCTCTTCCAGCTTCTCCCCGACCGCGAGCTGTGGGCACAGACGCACGCGCTGGAGGTCGGGGCGGAGGAGGTGCGGGAAGAACCCCTCTCGATCACCTTCCGCGAGGACGCCCCCGAGAAACCCGGCGAGGCGCCCGAACGGGTGTGGGAGGTCCACGGCGGGGGCTTTGAGGAGCGGATCGTGCGCTTTGCCCGCCACCTGGAGGACGCCGCCGAGTACCTCTCGGGCCTCTTCAAGCGGCAGGGCCTGTACAACGCGCTCAAGCGGGTCGGGGCGCGTGAGGGCGACACCGTGGAGATCGGCACTTTCCGCTTCGAGTACTTCGAGGACAAGGACTCAAGGTGA
- a CDS encoding YkvA family protein, with product MTSRLRLFWRDALALLFAVGDRRTPGRARLAALLALAYALSPVDLLPDAIPLMGWGDDLLVVPTILALAARGLPAPVLADARARSLGLQRRLPWMLPVLGVSVLVGMGLLGWALLRGLSG from the coding sequence GTGACCTCTCGACTTCGGCTGTTCTGGCGAGACGCGCTGGCGCTGCTGTTCGCGGTGGGGGACCGGCGCACACCCGGGCGGGCGCGGCTGGCCGCCCTGCTCGCGCTCGCCTACGCGCTGAGCCCGGTGGACCTCCTGCCGGACGCGATTCCGCTGATGGGCTGGGGGGACGACCTGCTGGTGGTGCCGACCATTCTGGCGCTGGCGGCGCGCGGGCTGCCCGCCCCGGTGCTGGCGGACGCGCGGGCGCGGAGTCTGGGTCTTCAGCGGCGCCTGCCGTGGATGCTGCCCGTGTTGGGGGTGAGTGTCCTCGTCGGCATGGGCCTGCTCGGCTGGGCCCTCCTGCGCGGCCTCAGCGGTTAA
- the rplU gene encoding 50S ribosomal protein L21, whose amino-acid sequence MFAIIQTGGKQYRVQEGDVVRVENLQGAAGDQFTLTPLFVGGEQVVFGQGAGRFTVQAEVVEHGRGKKIYIRKYKSGIQYRRRTGHRQGYTAIRILGIQG is encoded by the coding sequence ATGTTTGCGATCATTCAGACGGGCGGCAAGCAGTACCGCGTGCAGGAAGGCGACGTCGTGCGCGTCGAGAATCTCCAGGGCGCGGCGGGCGACCAGTTCACCCTGACGCCCCTTTTCGTGGGCGGCGAGCAGGTCGTGTTCGGGCAAGGCGCGGGCCGCTTCACGGTGCAGGCCGAGGTCGTGGAGCACGGCCGGGGCAAGAAGATCTACATCCGCAAGTACAAGAGCGGCATCCAGTATCGCCGCCGCACCGGGCACCGCCAGGGCTACACGGCGATTCGCATTCTGGGCATTCAGGGCTAA
- a CDS encoding copper amine oxidase N-terminal domain-containing protein has product MLAALALGLPTSAAALGAVQLTVTTDQPAAFLNGEAATFVAPPRLIGGRAMLPLRETAALLGQTLGTGAGQVQVGRLTVDPAQGAAFLAGARQPEGSVATVGTILYVSARLLADALNANLSVEEGGRTLTLTALREGGNPLAPQARFSTDKGVYAPGERVIFTDYPFDPDGADIVSRRWSGRQEVYFQPGTYTITLQVANSRGLQSPPFSRTIRVEGTPVDTPLTYALKYAEPGDRFPDPGVLSYPAAPVQAVSGPGYPLLFSDSPEAPTQSGILYQDTVAGRARLLAYHLNALGRPARLYVLARNLEPRAVEVRTERLGETAPTRIEGLLGQVTLLDYFAGAGAHSLTVPPGGSVPVYASPTLGPGTGVNLLQDLTTSGRVELTFLMLEESLPPSAQVAQQLPYLQPDGRHQRGTFPNAVRSLRVNLTTLPARIVIGDGQLDPAITGVDVLTGQPQRLLGNYGVLYDLEVSGAAGTAVALSPRGGLYRGAMNVQDGPLSQTIKLPRSGNALTPDQPVLLWRSQTGRLNIDFVPASGSNLPVSLIFYRTQVQPGFGGVLKTYQP; this is encoded by the coding sequence CTGCTCGCCGCCCTCGCGCTGGGCCTGCCCACGTCCGCCGCCGCGCTGGGCGCCGTGCAACTCACCGTCACCACCGACCAGCCCGCCGCCTTCCTGAACGGGGAGGCCGCCACCTTCGTCGCCCCGCCGCGCCTGATCGGGGGCCGCGCCATGCTGCCGCTGCGCGAGACGGCGGCGCTGCTGGGGCAGACCCTCGGGACCGGGGCCGGGCAGGTGCAGGTCGGGCGCCTGACGGTGGACCCGGCGCAGGGGGCCGCCTTTCTCGCGGGCGCCCGCCAGCCCGAGGGCAGCGTCGCCACCGTGGGCACCATCCTGTACGTGAGTGCCCGCCTCCTCGCCGACGCGCTGAACGCCAACTTGAGCGTGGAGGAGGGCGGCCGGACGCTGACCCTCACGGCGCTGCGCGAGGGCGGCAACCCCCTCGCCCCGCAGGCCCGCTTCTCGACCGACAAGGGCGTGTACGCGCCCGGCGAGCGGGTGATCTTCACCGACTACCCCTTCGACCCCGACGGGGCCGACATCGTGAGCCGCAGGTGGAGCGGGCGCCAGGAGGTCTACTTCCAGCCGGGCACGTACACCATCACCCTCCAGGTGGCGAACAGCCGGGGCCTTCAGAGCCCGCCCTTCTCCCGCACGATCCGGGTAGAGGGCACGCCGGTGGATACGCCCCTCACCTACGCCCTGAAGTACGCCGAGCCCGGCGACCGCTTCCCCGACCCCGGGGTCCTGAGCTACCCCGCCGCCCCCGTCCAGGCCGTCTCCGGCCCGGGCTATCCGCTGCTCTTCAGCGACAGTCCCGAGGCGCCGACCCAGAGCGGCATCCTGTACCAGGACACGGTGGCGGGGCGGGCGCGTCTGCTGGCCTACCACCTCAACGCGCTCGGGCGGCCCGCGCGGCTCTACGTCCTCGCGCGCAACCTGGAGCCCCGGGCGGTGGAGGTCCGCACCGAGCGGCTGGGCGAGACGGCCCCCACCCGCATCGAGGGCCTGCTGGGGCAGGTCACCCTGCTCGACTATTTCGCGGGGGCGGGCGCCCACTCCCTGACCGTTCCGCCCGGGGGGAGCGTGCCGGTGTACGCCAGCCCCACCCTCGGGCCGGGGACGGGCGTGAATCTCCTTCAGGACCTCACCACGTCGGGCCGGGTGGAACTCACCTTCCTGATGCTCGAAGAGAGTCTGCCCCCCTCCGCGCAGGTCGCCCAGCAGCTCCCGTACCTCCAGCCCGACGGGCGCCACCAGCGCGGCACCTTCCCGAACGCGGTGCGCTCCCTGCGGGTGAACCTGACCACCCTGCCCGCCCGCATCGTGATCGGGGACGGACAGCTCGACCCCGCCATCACCGGAGTCGACGTGCTCACCGGGCAGCCCCAGCGCCTGCTGGGCAACTACGGCGTCCTGTACGACCTGGAGGTCAGCGGCGCGGCGGGCACGGCGGTGGCCCTCAGCCCGCGCGGGGGGCTGTACCGCGGCGCGATGAACGTGCAGGACGGGCCCCTCAGCCAGACGATCAAGCTGCCCCGCAGCGGCAACGCCCTGACCCCCGATCAGCCTGTCTTGCTGTGGCGCTCGCAGACGGGCCGCCTGAACATCGACTTCGTGCCCGCGAGCGGGAGCAACCTCCCCGTCAGCCTGATCTTCTACCGCACCCAGGTCCAGCCAGGGTTCGGCGGCGTGCTCAAGACGTACCAGCCATGA
- a CDS encoding response regulator transcription factor produces MRLLFVEDDPRIAEPTLGALRESGYTVTWAQAGTEGLEAALLGDFPLIVLDVMLPGMDGFAVARELRTAGVDAPILFLTARGELADRVQGLDLGGDAYLVKPFAVPELLATLRALSRRERGQGAPRVPFAGGRGTLDTVARTVAWDGGEVAVTGREYALLETLALSPERWFTREELLDRVWGPEFGGEARIVDVYVRYLRRKLAPEAVTSERGRGYRVER; encoded by the coding sequence ATGCGTCTGCTGTTCGTCGAGGACGACCCCCGGATCGCCGAGCCGACCCTGGGCGCCCTGCGCGAGTCGGGCTACACGGTGACCTGGGCCCAGGCGGGGACGGAGGGCCTGGAGGCCGCCCTGCTCGGCGACTTTCCGCTCATCGTGCTCGACGTGATGTTGCCGGGCATGGACGGCTTCGCGGTGGCGCGGGAGTTGCGGACGGCGGGGGTGGACGCGCCCATCCTCTTCCTGACGGCGCGGGGCGAACTCGCCGACCGGGTGCAGGGGCTCGACCTGGGCGGGGACGCCTACCTCGTCAAGCCCTTTGCGGTGCCCGAACTCCTCGCCACGCTGCGGGCGCTGTCTCGCCGGGAGCGGGGGCAGGGGGCGCCGCGCGTGCCCTTTGCGGGAGGGCGCGGCACCCTCGACACGGTGGCGCGCACGGTCGCCTGGGACGGGGGGGAAGTCGCCGTGACGGGCCGCGAGTACGCCCTGCTGGAGACGCTGGCCCTCTCTCCCGAACGCTGGTTCACCCGCGAGGAACTCCTCGACCGGGTGTGGGGCCCCGAGTTCGGCGGCGAGGCGCGCATCGTGGACGTCTACGTGCGCTACCTGCGCCGCAAACTCGCCCCCGAGGCGGTGACGAGCGAGCGGGGCCGGGGCTACCGGGTGGAGCGGTGA
- the rdgB gene encoding RdgB/HAM1 family non-canonical purine NTP pyrophosphatase, producing MRVVVATGNAGKVREIAGALGGLGWQLEGLNGFPLPEETGTTYEENAALKACAAALMRGVPALADDSGLEVAALNGQPGVYSARFGNRANDNERSLYLLEKLRGVKDRRAKFVSVVILAHPDGNVETYRGELTGTLLEGPRGESGFGYDPLFVPDGETRTLAEMTLEEKQAISHRGRALAALVAAHGAGVA from the coding sequence ATGCGGGTGGTGGTGGCGACCGGGAACGCCGGGAAGGTGCGCGAGATCGCGGGGGCGCTGGGCGGGTTGGGCTGGCAGTTGGAGGGTTTGAACGGCTTCCCCCTCCCCGAGGAGACGGGCACGACCTACGAGGAGAACGCGGCCCTGAAAGCGTGCGCGGCGGCCCTGATGCGCGGTGTGCCCGCCCTCGCCGACGATTCGGGGCTGGAGGTCGCCGCCCTGAACGGCCAGCCCGGTGTCTACAGCGCCCGCTTCGGCAACCGGGCGAACGACAACGAGCGCAGCCTCTACCTGCTCGAAAAGCTGCGCGGGGTGAAAGACCGCCGCGCGAAGTTCGTCTCGGTGGTCATCCTCGCCCATCCCGACGGCAACGTGGAGACGTACCGGGGCGAGCTGACCGGCACCCTCCTCGAAGGCCCGCGTGGCGAGAGCGGCTTCGGTTACGACCCCCTCTTCGTCCCCGACGGCGAGACCCGCACCCTCGCCGAGATGACCTTGGAGGAGAAGCAGGCGATCAGCCACCGGGGGCGGGCACTGGCGGCGCTGGTGGCGGCGCATGGGGCGGGGGTGGCTTAG
- a CDS encoding GNAT family N-acetyltransferase has translation MREVVLETERLSLRRLTQADEEHLWDLDRDPAVMRFLTGGRPTPREVVREEVLPLILSGYGRWEAYGRWAAEEQATGEFLGWFALRPLADESGAVELGYRLRRSAWGQGYGAEGARALVRRAFAQPEVARVVAFTMTANLASRRVMERAGLRHVRTFFADWPEVIEGSEEGDVEYALTRAEWEGTRAGRVR, from the coding sequence GTGAGGGAAGTCGTGCTGGAGACGGAACGCCTGTCGCTGCGGCGCTTGACCCAGGCAGACGAGGAGCACCTCTGGGACCTCGACCGCGACCCCGCCGTCATGCGGTTCCTGACGGGCGGACGGCCCACCCCGCGCGAGGTCGTCCGGGAGGAGGTGCTGCCCCTCATCCTCTCGGGGTACGGGCGCTGGGAGGCGTACGGTCGCTGGGCCGCCGAGGAGCAGGCGACCGGGGAGTTCCTGGGCTGGTTCGCGCTGCGGCCCCTCGCGGACGAGTCCGGCGCGGTCGAACTCGGCTACCGGCTAAGACGGTCGGCCTGGGGACAGGGTTACGGGGCGGAGGGGGCACGCGCCCTGGTCCGCCGGGCCTTTGCTCAACCCGAGGTGGCGCGCGTCGTCGCCTTCACGATGACCGCCAACCTGGCCTCGCGGCGGGTGATGGAGAGGGCCGGGCTGAGGCACGTGCGGACCTTCTTCGCGGACTGGCCCGAGGTGATCGAGGGCTCGGAGGAGGGCGACGTGGAGTACGCCCTCACGCGGGCGGAGTGGGAAGGGACGCGGGCCGGACGTGTCCGCTAG
- a CDS encoding glycerol-3-phosphate acyltransferase translates to MPLLVALASFLLGSLVAGVLYSRARGVDIRDRDLPGGSGTYRQHGLAAALGVTAFDVAKGSAAVLLARALTPDHTWVATLGVVLGHCYPVFFRFRGGGGIAPLMGALLVTGPLTLFGMLAFGLAVMPLYKKTLQGRLGLNAVPFATALAVPVGLLLAARFGGLPDLLAGGAAMAVRAVHLLAFPERRPA, encoded by the coding sequence ATGCCCCTTCTGGTCGCCCTGGCCTCCTTCCTGCTCGGCTCGCTCGTGGCGGGCGTGCTGTACTCGCGCGCGCGGGGAGTGGACATCCGCGACCGCGACCTGCCCGGCGGCAGCGGCACGTACCGCCAGCACGGCCTCGCGGCGGCGCTGGGCGTCACCGCCTTCGACGTGGCGAAGGGCTCGGCCGCCGTGCTCCTCGCCCGCGCGCTGACGCCCGACCACACCTGGGTGGCGACCCTCGGCGTGGTGCTGGGCCACTGCTACCCGGTCTTCTTCCGCTTCCGGGGGGGCGGGGGCATCGCGCCGCTGATGGGAGCCCTCCTCGTGACGGGGCCGCTCACCCTGTTCGGGATGCTGGCCTTCGGGCTGGCGGTGATGCCGCTTTACAAGAAGACGCTGCAAGGGCGGCTGGGCCTGAACGCCGTGCCCTTCGCTACCGCGCTCGCCGTGCCGGTCGGCCTGCTGCTCGCCGCGCGCTTCGGGGGCCTGCCCGACCTCCTCGCGGGGGGGGCGGCGATGGCCGTGCGGGCGGTGCATCTGCTCGCCTTCCCCGAGCGGCGCCCGGCGTGA
- a CDS encoding sensor histidine kinase, whose amino-acid sequence MSARPRLTLRARLALWAALATGLAVALVAAGLFFAVNNFLFAAQRDRLTGAVATVQARVESALGREGDLFGALLGETLSSADLESILDADPQTRSLDVRLITVGGGEVRAVATRRFPEGLPRGLRPGTYRSGDRLVAVRIVSGGRAALTVVSDARALGEARAAFARALWVLVPLALGLSLLVGWTVAGRLLAPVRALEGAAREIGAGGDLRRPVPGAGPGDELSRLALTLQGTFARLADAREREQDFVRAAAHDLRSPLAALTARVDATLARDRDPARYRSELREIGTDITRLATLADHLLLLARDPSAMTREDVPLRDLAADAVDRARELDPGADVDLVAPQAVTVAGDRVLLGQAIWNLTVNAVRHAPGATVTVTVADGSGWATVQVRDDGPGVPPDVLARLGEPFYRPDASRSAAGGQRGHGLGLALVRRAAGLHGGALTLESAPGEGFTATLRLPAAPPAGGAGGEGRVLRSQT is encoded by the coding sequence GTGTCCGCTAGACCCCGCCTGACCCTGCGTGCCCGCCTCGCGCTGTGGGCGGCGCTGGCGACGGGGCTGGCGGTGGCGCTCGTGGCGGCGGGGCTCTTTTTCGCGGTGAACAACTTCCTCTTCGCGGCGCAGCGGGACCGGCTGACCGGGGCAGTCGCGACCGTGCAGGCGCGGGTGGAATCGGCGCTGGGGCGGGAGGGGGACCTCTTCGGGGCCTTGCTGGGCGAGACGCTGAGCTCGGCGGACCTGGAGAGCATCCTCGACGCCGACCCCCAGACCCGGAGCCTCGACGTGCGGCTGATCACGGTGGGCGGGGGAGAGGTGCGGGCGGTGGCGACCCGGCGCTTCCCGGAGGGTCTTCCGCGCGGATTGCGCCCCGGCACCTACCGCTCCGGGGACCGGCTGGTCGCCGTGCGGATCGTCTCGGGCGGGCGGGCGGCCCTGACCGTGGTGAGCGACGCGCGGGCGCTCGGCGAGGCGCGGGCGGCCTTCGCGCGGGCGCTGTGGGTCCTCGTACCGCTCGCCCTGGGGCTGTCCCTGCTCGTGGGCTGGACGGTCGCCGGGCGGCTCCTCGCCCCGGTGCGGGCGCTGGAGGGCGCGGCGCGCGAGATCGGGGCGGGCGGGGACCTGCGGCGGCCCGTGCCGGGGGCGGGGCCGGGTGACGAACTCTCGCGGCTGGCGCTCACCCTCCAGGGGACCTTCGCCCGCCTCGCTGACGCCCGCGAGCGCGAGCAGGACTTCGTGCGGGCCGCCGCCCACGACCTGCGCAGTCCCCTCGCCGCCCTGACCGCCCGGGTGGACGCCACCCTCGCCCGCGACCGCGACCCCGCGCGCTACCGCTCCGAGCTGCGCGAGATCGGCACCGACATCACCCGCCTCGCCACCCTCGCCGACCACCTCCTGCTGCTCGCCCGCGACCCGTCCGCCATGACCCGCGAGGACGTGCCGCTGCGCGACCTCGCCGCCGACGCCGTGGACCGCGCGCGCGAACTCGACCCGGGGGCGGACGTGGACCTCGTGGCCCCGCAGGCGGTGACCGTGGCGGGTGACCGGGTGCTCCTCGGGCAGGCGATCTGGAACCTGACCGTCAACGCCGTGCGGCACGCGCCGGGGGCGACCGTGACGGTCACCGTGGCCGACGGCTCCGGCTGGGCCACCGTGCAGGTGCGCGACGACGGCCCCGGCGTCCCCCCCGACGTGCTCGCCCGGCTCGGCGAACCCTTCTACCGCCCCGACGCGAGCCGCAGCGCGGCGGGGGGGCAGCGCGGGCACGGGCTGGGCCTCGCGCTGGTGCGGCGGGCGGCGGGGTTGCACGGCGGCGCGCTGACGCTGGAGAGTGCCCCTGGGGAGGGCTTCACGGCCACCCTGCGCCTGCCCGCCGCTCCCCCCGCGGGAGGCGCGGGCGGTGAGGGGCGGGTGCTACGCTCACAGACATGA
- the rpmA gene encoding 50S ribosomal protein L27 translates to MAHKKGVGSSKNGRDSNPKYLGVKKFGGEQVVAGNILVRQRGTKFKAGPNVGMGRDHTLFALVGGQVVFTNRGEKGRFISVQAPGTTVAAD, encoded by the coding sequence ATGGCACACAAGAAAGGCGTGGGTTCGTCCAAGAACGGGCGCGACAGCAACCCCAAGTACCTGGGCGTGAAGAAGTTCGGCGGCGAGCAGGTCGTCGCGGGCAACATCCTCGTGCGCCAGCGCGGCACGAAGTTCAAGGCGGGCCCGAACGTGGGCATGGGCCGCGACCACACCCTCTTCGCCCTCGTGGGCGGGCAGGTCGTGTTCACCAACCGGGGCGAGAAGGGCCGCTTCATCAGCGTCCAGGCCCCCGGCACGACGGTCGCCGCCGACTGA